One stretch of Macrotis lagotis isolate mMagLag1 chromosome 7, bilby.v1.9.chrom.fasta, whole genome shotgun sequence DNA includes these proteins:
- the LOC141494198 gene encoding LOW QUALITY PROTEIN: AP-1 complex subunit beta-1-like (The sequence of the model RefSeq protein was modified relative to this genomic sequence to represent the inferred CDS: inserted 4 bases in 2 codons) yields the protein MPVPLISEKTDLIEPTLLDELICYIGTLASIYHKPRSAFVQGSWGVVHKSLLPCTGSSESAESPEATPPGAIPSEQLAVIPAHGDLLGDLLNLELLPPXQCPTPTMAPVQMGAVDLLGGGLDSLMGSSNFTAPPTGTMPANLGPPIGGGLGDLFDLTSRVGTLSGSFVAPKAVWLPAMKAKGLEISGTFTCQVGSISMDLLLTNKALQVMSDFAIQFNHNSFGLAPAAPLQVQAPLSPNQTVEISLPLNTVGSVMKMDPLNNLQVAVKNNIDVFYFSTLYRLHILFVEDGRMERQIFLATWKDIPNVNEDQFPFQDCPLNAEAGSSKLQGSNIFXITKRNVEGQDMLYQSLKLTNGIWVLAELHIQPGNLNFTLSLKCPGPEVSQHVYQAYEMILKN from the exons ATGCCTGTACCACTGATCTCAGAGAAGACTGACCTCATTGAGCCTACACTCCTGGATGAGCTCATCTGCTACATTGGCACACTAGCTTCCATATACCACAAGCCCCGCAGCGCCTTTGTGCAGGGCAGTTGGGGAGTGGTGCATAAGAGCCTGCTCCCATGCACCGGCTCCAGTGAGAGTGCTGAGAGTCCTGAGGCCACCCCACCAGGTGCAATCCCCAGTGAGCAGCTGGCGGTCATCCCTGCCCATGGCGACCTCCTCGGGGACCTGCTCAACCTGGAACTGCTCCCCCC TCAGTGCCCCACCCCAACTATGGCCCCTGTCCAGATGGGAGCCGTAGACTTGCTTGGGGGAGGTCTGGACAGCCTGATGGGCAGTAGCAACTTTACTGCCCCACCTACAGGGACCATGCCGGCCAACCTGGGACCCCCCATTGGTGGGGGTTTGGGGGACCTCTTTGACTTAACCAGCCGAGTGGGCACACTGTCAGGCTCCTTTGTGGCCCCGAAAGCGGTCTGGCTCCCTGCCATGAAAGCCAAGGGCCTGGAGATCTCAGGGACTTTCACCTGCCAGGTGGGCTCCATCTCCATGGACCTCTTGCTGACCAACAAGGCCCTGCAGGTCATGTCTGATTTTGCCATCCAGTTCAACCACAACAGTTTTGGCCTGGCCCCTGCAGCTCCCCTCCAAGTCCAAGCCCCTCTCAGTCCCAACCAGACAGTGGAGATATCCCTCCCTCTCAACACCGTGGGCTCTGTCATGAAGATGGACCCCCTGAACAACCTCCAGGTGGCCGTGAAGAACAACATTGATGTCTTCTACTTCAGCACCTTGTACCGGCTGCACATCCTCTTTGTggaagatgggaggatggaaCGGCAGATATTCCTGGCCACATGGAAAGACATTCCTAATGTGAACGAGGACCAGTTCCCGTTCCAAGACTGCCCCCTCAATGCAGAGGCTGGGAGCAGCAAGCTGCAAGGCAGCAACATCTT AATCACCAAGAGGAACGTGGAGGGCCAGGACATGCTCTACCAGTCCTTGAAGCTAACCAATGGCATCTGGGTCCTGGCCGAGCTGCACATCCAGCCTGGCAACCTCAACTTCACGCTGTCCCTGAAGTGCCCAGGCCCCGAGGTCTCCCAGCATGTCTACCAGGCCTATGAGATGATCCTCAAGAACTGA